The nucleotide sequence TTGGCCACAGCCCTGTGGCCGCGGCCATCCCACCGACTCATTGCCCAGCCTTCACACCCGTGTTACTTCCTATTTCAAGGCCGCCTATTTCTTTGTTCGTCTCCACAAGAAGTGGAAAGCGTCATCAACCGTCATCGGACGGCACTGGGCTTGGCAAAGGGTTCATCAAAGAACAAGCATCGATGCGCAGAGGGAGGCCCTGCTTCCGTCCCGGCCCCACAGGTCCCGGTCCCCTTGGCCCCAGCTCTGGGACACGCAACACCGGGGCCTGGTGGCTCCCTTTGGGGACGCGCGGGCACCGAGCCCCCCCCCGCGGGGCTGCGCGAGGGCAGAAGCGGAGCTCAGCCTCATATTTGGGCACAGCGCATGTTATTGGCGGCTGGGCCCCGTCAGGCGGCAGATAACCCTGCTGATAACGGCTGCGAGGGGCCTCCGCCGCCCCCATTGGCTCCTGGCAGCGGGGGCTGCCTATATCTCCCCTCCCGCCCCGGGCTGCGCGCCGGGTTCTGTGGGGCAGGATGGAGCCCggcagggtgctggggctgctgctctgcggGCTGAGCGCTGGGGTTGCGGCCGTGACGCGGCCCTCCCCGGCCCCGGCGACGTCCGGGTGGACGAGCGAGGCGGCCGTCCCTCTGCGGCTGGTGGACGGCGGCCATCGCTGCGCCGGGCGGGTGGAAGTGAAGCACGAGGGCGAGTGGGGCTCCGTCTGCGCCTACGACTTCGACTGGGACGCCCGCGGGGCCGGCGTGGTGTGCCGGCAGCTGGGCTGCGGAGCTGCGGTCAGGGCATCCCCGTTCGCCCCGTTCGGGCAGGGCGAGGGACGCATCTGGCTGCACCCCTTCAACTGCCGAGGAACGGAGGCGGCCCTGCAGGACTGCTACAACTTCGGCTGGGGCCGGCACTTCTGCGGCCACGAGTGGGACGTGGGGGTGACCTGCGCAGGTGAGGCCCCGCGGAGGGGACgtggggccgggggctgcggaCGCGGCTGATGCCGTGCCCGGTGTAGAGGCGCTGGAGCTGCGGCTGGCGGCCGGCGGGGGACCCTGCGCGGGGAGAGTGGAGGTGAAGCTGCGGGGACGCTGGGGCACGGTGGCGGACGGCGCCTGGAGCGTGGAAGACGCCGAGGTGGTGTGCCGGCAGCTGGGCTGCGGCTCGGCGGCCGGCGCCTATCACGGCTCCAAATTTGGCCCGGCGGAAGGTCCCATCAACCTGGTCGTAGTTCAGTGCCGGGGGGATGAGCCCGCGCTTTGGAACTGCAGCATTCAGGGCTGGGGGCCCTACGACGGCCATCACGACCACGACGTCGCCGTGGTGTGCCAAGGTGAGGGCGCGGGGGGGGGAACCCTCCCGGGAACCCTCCCTCGCCGCCCCCCGTGCAAACCCGCACCGGCCCCTTCGCCGTCGTCTGCTCCCCTAAGCGTGGGGCCGGGAGCGCCCGCCCCGTGCCCGCATCCCGCcgccttctctctttctttctctttctcgCAGCCTACGCCGGCATCCGACTGGCGGACGGCGGCTCGCCCTGCGCCGGGCGAGTGGAAGTGGAGGAGCGGGGAACGTGGAGGCCGCTGTGCGCCGAATCTTGGGAGCTGCCCGACGCCCACGTCCTCTGCCGCCACCTGGGCTGCGGCCCGGCCGTCTCCGTTCACCCGGGGGGGCACTTCGGGGTGGGGAAGGGGCCGCCGCGNNNNNNNNNNNNNNNNNNNNNNNNNNNNNNNNNNNNNNNNNNNNNNNNNNNNNNNNNNNNNNNNNNNNNNNNNNNNNNNNNNNNNNNNNNNNNNNNNNNNNNNNNNNNNNNNNNNNNNNNNNNNNNNNNNNNNNNNNNNNNNNNNNNNNNNNNNNNNNNNNNNNNNNNNNNNNNNNNNNNNNNNNNNNNNNNNNNNNNNNNNNNNNNNNNNNNNNNNNNNNNNNNNNNNNNNNNNNNNNNNNNNNNNNNNNNNNNNNNNNNNNNNNNNNNNNNNNNNNNNNNNNNNNNNNNNNNNNNNNNNNNNNNNNNNNNNNNNNNNNNNNNNNNNNNNNNNNNNNNNNNNNNNNNNNNNNNNNNNNNNNNNNNNNNNNNNNNNNNNNNNNNNNNNNNNNNNNNNNNNNNNNNNNNNNNNNNNNNNNNNNNNNNNNNNNNNNNNNNNNNNNNNNNNNNNNNNNNNNNNNNNNNNNNNNNNNNNNNNNNNNNNNNNNNNNNNNNNNNNNNNNNNNNNNNNNNNNNNNNNNNNNNNNNNNNNNNNNNNNNNNNNNNNNNNNNNNNNNNNNNNNNNNNNNNNNNNNNNNNNNNNNNNNNNNNNNNNNNNNNNNNNNNNNNNNNNNNNNNNNNNNNNNNNNNNNNNNNNNNNNNNNNNNNNNNNNNNNNNNNNNNNNNNNNNNNNNNNNNNNNNNNNNNNNNNNNNNNNNNNNNNNNNNNNNNNNNNNNNNNNNNNNNNNNNNNNNNNNNNNNNNNNNNNNNNNNNNNNNNNNNNNNNNNNNNNNNNNNNNNNNNNNNNNNNNNNNNNNNNNNNNNNNNNNNNNNNNNNNNNNNNNNNNNNNNNNNNNNNNNNNNNNNNNNNNNNNNNNNNNNNNNNNNNNNNNNNNNNNNNNNNNNNNNNNNNNNNNNNNNNNNNNNNNNNNNNNNNNNNNNNNNNNNNNNNNNNNNNNNNNNNNNNNNNNNNNNNNNNNNNNNNNNNNNNNNNNNNNNNNNNNNNNNNNNNNNNNNNNNNNNNNNNNNNNNNNNNNNNNNNNNNNNNNNNNNNNNNNNNNNNNNNNNNNNNNNNNNNNNNNNNNNNNNNNCCGCCACGGCCGTCGCCGTGTGCCGGCAGCTGGGCTGCGGCGCCGGGGGGACGCTGCGCAACGTCTCGGATCCGGGCTCGGGCCCCGCCTGGCTGGGAAGCGTGCGCTGCGACGAGGGGGCCCGCTCGCTCTGGCGCTGCCCGTCAGCGCCCTGGCTCCTGCAGTCCTGCGGCCCCGCCGGGGTCACCTACGTGGCCTGCGCTGAGGCTGGAAACGACGCGAACGCGGCCGGCAGCCCGGCCCCAGGTAGCGGCCGTCGGGGCGGGAACGTCCGCGCCGCCCTCTGGGCGGTCCCCGCAGGGCTTCACGCTGCCCTCGCTGTCCCCGCAGCTGTCACTGGCGGCGGCGTCCCGCTGCCGGTTGCTCCGGTGCCCGTGGTGCTGTGCGCGCTGCTGGGGACGCTGCTGAGCCTGGCCCTGGCCGCCCTGGCCCTGCAGGCGCGCCGCGCTCGGGCTCGGCGTGCAGGTGGGTGTCACTCTGGGGTCCCTCCCCATTGGGGACGCTTGGGGACCCGGTGGCACGCGTGCTGTTTGCAGGCCCCAGCCGGGACGCTGGCTCCGAAGCTGTGTACGAGGAGCTCGACTACAGCCAGGCGCCCGAGTGCCGAGAGGGGCTCAGCCGCGCAGGTGGGAGCGCGTTCATCCCCGCAGCCGGGGCTGCCCCGTCCCCGCTGTGCCCCCAGCGCCCGTCCTCCCCCtaggctctgtgctgcagggctcgGGGCTGCGGCTGTCACCTCACCTTGGGGACGAGGAGGAGGGGATTGGCACCGCAGAGGCGCTGGGTGCAGAGTATGACGATGCCACGGCCGTGCCCGAGGAGACCCTGGGGGAAACGGGGTACGATGACGTTGACATCGGCGCCGCGGGGACATCGCCGTGAGGAGGCTCCGGCTGGGGACACGGCCCTGCCCCCTCCTCCCGCTGCCCCCCACATCTCATTGGGGTGTGTTATTATTAAGCAGTACAAAGTCTTTCAGCATCCGCGTCCCTTTTTTATTCCAACCCCCAAACCGCTCGGAAACTCGCTGCCCTTCCTTCGGCACTGAGGGCGAACGTTACCAGCAGCAAGAGCACGGCGCGGTGCAGCTAACAccggctcctgctgctgggaagagctgcCCGAGAGGAGGGGATCCCCTTCCGCCCCCGAGCAGCTGCCC is from Numida meleagris isolate 19003 breed g44 Domestic line chromosome 6, NumMel1.0, whole genome shotgun sequence and encodes:
- the LOC110401212 gene encoding scavenger receptor cysteine-rich domain-containing group B protein-like, giving the protein MEPGRVLGLLLCGLSAGVAAVTRPSPAPATSGWTSEAAVPLRLVDGGHRCAGRVEVKHEGEWGSVCAYDFDWDARGAGVVCRQLGCGAAVRASPFAPFGQGEGRIWLHPFNCRGTEAALQDCYNFGWGRHFCGHEWDVGVTCAEALELRLAAGGGPCAGRVEVKLRGRWGTVADGAWSVEDAEVVCRQLGCGSAAGAYHGSKFGPAEGPINLVVVQCRGDEPALWNCSIQGWGPYDGHHDHDVAVVCQAYAGIRLADGGSPCAGRVEVEERGTWRPLCAESWELPDAHVLCRHLGCGPAVSVHPGGHFGVGKGPPVRCDEGARSLWRCPSAPWLLQSCGPAGVTYVACAEAGNDANAAGSPAPAVTGGGVPLPVAPVPVVLCALLGTLLSLALAALALQARRARARRAGPSRDAGSEAVYEELDYSQAPECREGLSRAGSVLQGSGLRLSPHLGDEEEGIGTAEALGAEYDDATAVPEETLGETGYDDVDIGAAGTSP